Within the Erigeron canadensis isolate Cc75 chromosome 6, C_canadensis_v1, whole genome shotgun sequence genome, the region atatgtgcttattggaaggtcaattagatcttaaatcttgatttatgtgacggattatgaattaattcgataaaatatgaagaTTCGGTTAATAAATGTTCGTGTCCATAagtgttctagtgcaaaatgttcacaaatagtcccttggaaatacctagtgcattcatttagaaaaggtataaatataatgttGTAGTATGAGaaaattcactattcattcatcacctccatttctcactctctctctaaaaacacatagtcaggaacatctccaccaccattttcacacactaaaatcaccatcttgattttgggttggttaagtgaaatcatttgtactttcgggttccttgtgacgatcaaaacacgtttctagcatcaaatcacaggtaataacaacCTCTTTTGAGAATTCGATCAAaacaaaagtgtactttttatgttcttgttcttgatgatttggtccgatttttgttaagaaatcatgtttatatgcaatgggtttgtgtctaaatgtgtttaacatcattttggtgaacaaaCTTGGGTCATAACctgattaaattacaaaacccaaatgaacataacttgttcttgaagttcAAAGTGTTCATGTGATATTTGATCTTGGAAACCAATAAAGGTGTTATGAAATAATgttaatatgtttatatgtgCTTGTATTTGGTTCCAACTAGTTCTGAAATCGAGACAATCGGTTGTACATTGGTCTGTGTTTAGCCCGTTTCTAgcatgaaacgatctaaatgaaggACTTGAGAAACGATCTAAATCCCTCAAAATTATCCTAGACATCCTCCTTGGTTCATGGTTCTTGATTCGTTCAGTCTTGTGTGGTGTGGTAATGTGTTGGTTCGTTtattgggtaactgatcttggAATCGGTTTTGCTCAACTATTATTTTGAAAACGATCTTGTTTTGTTTACGAATTgggtaaaacgatctaaaagctTTGacagtaaaacgatctaaatggatgagttagaacgatctaaatggcTGAGTTATGGAACGATCCAAAATGATGAgaggtgaaacgatctaaacttGTGAGCATGAAACGATCTTATTGACCtgaaccaaaacgatctaaataggCTATGCAAGTGAAACGACCTAAATGGTTAAGCAGAGGGACGATCTAATTGAGCcacactaaaacgatctaattgagccaccctaaaacgatctaaatttgaGCAACATTAAAACAATCTAAAGCTGTGCGACAGAGAAATGATCTAAAGCTGTGCAACAGAAGGACGATCTAAATGACAAATGTGAAACGGTCTTGAGCCCGGAGAATATTAACATGGTTCTGAACTTGAAGCTAGAACAAATCTTACACCAAAACCCTAGACCTTATTGTTCTATAATTTCTTATGTGACCTGATCTTGTACTTGATCATTAATCAACCCAACCAATCGTTGCTTCAATTAATCTCGGATTAAGTACATTCAAGGCTATAAGATAACATTTAAGCTAGTTCCTGAATCGACCTAGACCAACATTCATTGTGCACACCTTAATTATGCCCACTAAAGACATGTTCGATCTTGATTATTAAGGTACGAGTGCTATGAACAAATAACTGAGTTCTTAAGACTTGTTCGACTCTTTAACACAATAAGTATTTATGTGTGAGTTCTAAaacgttcagttcgagtccagtacatgtacttaaagttcatttaaacccttttgagtcaaaacgttcaaagatcttcaaatgacccaaatcatcggatcatcaagaacattttcgTGATTAATCAATCACCAAGTCTAATATATGTACCTATCATATGAATTACGACGTGTACTTAGGCCTCAGACAAGACGTGCTTGGACTTCGATAGGTATAATAATATCTATCTTTGTGCTTATCCTTTCTGCTCGATAACTGtactgtaccagatcactgtgagttcacttatccccttttcgtacattctgttcaaagttctttatcggggactgaaaagcatgaaaactatttttgtacttgaattatatatatatatataaatatatatatatatatgttcttgaactgttctacgtactattaTATGATCCTATGAAAATTATTTCGtacttaaatgtatatatataaatatatatacatatgatctAAAACTGTTCTATGTACTATTTTATGAACGTACAGactatttataaaatgattctGAAATACATCCTTATTACTATTCTTATCTTCTGTGGTGTGTTgggatcttgaatgggcaggatcttgaatacatccATATCTTCATACTCTCTTGAGTATacttagatcttgaatgggcaggatctgaATACATTCCTATCATCATACTTATTCTCTGAAACTgtattctagatcttgaatgggcaggatcttgaatacatttgtATCACTTATATGTTCGCTGTATGAACTTATTGTTCTATGTATGAATTCTATTTTTACTGCTATCagttcatatcccacagttcagggaatgaaccgtaggtaattatgaacagcgctgttagggtaggtccaccctcattctctacagttctggaggatgcatgtTATCTGTACTTATTTGATCTAGATCATGCTTGTAGCTTACTTGTTATTGTGAGCTTACTGATTCATTATCGTTCATCATTGACCAATCGGGTTAGtagtaattatatacatacatattaagtacaatACATATTCCAAAACTATTCTtgatattacaaagtacttttgacAGACGTATAgatcttatgacttgttcttaatatacatactaatattatgtataaataataagtactttatgtgaatctcaccaactacttttgtagttgacccttttgaacttacatgcttttcaggctaggttcttAGTTctcttagcataggagtcttcctacTTCCAGCTTACTTCTATGGAGATTGTTCAGGCGTTCAAGATTAGTGgctgtgaagacttccttttgcTTGTTCCTGTTCTGAGTTCAAGGAGTACTTAAGATAATTGTTCTGTCTTTGGAATATTATCTAATTCAGGGTTTTTCCCAAATgctgtaataacttatgatacttctTATTCCTTAATGTTGTAggctgtgtttgaacttgtactgtgcgtgcttgtgcttatctgtacatcccgtatattccgctttagtggggtgttacaaaactaatcaatatattactttaatatatcaattaatataatcgagttaccgtgtcatttcgtgtgaccccgtaggcttaaattattcccggacatgcgatttataataaaatgatcacactccaacagctcccacctaagcattttattataaaggcaataatATTGGTTGACGTCTAGCAACACttcaatgctcccggaaatatttaagaatagattcttaaatttccaagttgaaatgatttagtccttaatatccctttgttcagatacccttgttaattatgaatatggatcaatgtcatttcataatttaacgattatatttctcatttctacaattaattaagattaacaaattagtcaagacaacttcttggccacacaaacatcttcaattaattaatgagggcgccaaatggtatcatatttcagttgcaaattgaaggaacaaatcctgtattgactataAGTGTCTAGCCATGTCGTTttttaacatttctgaaaatatctctttattactgccttgttcaggacagttaggaactatatcaagaaatgcaatccataCATGCATAagtcacttgtatctcaagtcaaaggataaataaagtaaccatttcacgaatttcatttaatgacgccgatccataaaatgagaATTCGTTttgtggggtaagtccaatattcaccttttgaatatcatatgagtttggtacgatccaccatcttcaaaatattctcttaaatattttcaccagtCTCTCctaattgtcttactttaattatattcccatataattaatcaacaatagacatttagaatattcaactaatattcatagatttaaacatgcaaatataggacacaattattataaaaaatgaaaccacttatgctgcatataaaaattcatttattgaaaataacaattgtttaacatcccattatctaAATAccaatcacaaatttacatgatataacttagcaatatctaaggcctaagccttctgcatgcttgttgagctttcctttgacaatgcctttgtaaaaggatccgccaagttataatctgtgtgaactttgagtaaattgatttcacgtgattcgatttgctctcgaacatagtgatatctcctttggtaatgtctggcaccctTTTGAActccaggttcattggcaatgacaattgCTCCAGGATTGTCACAGTACAAATCCATAGGTGTATTATTTGATGGCATCACATCAAGCCCAGAAAGAAAATTTCTgatccagacagcttccatTGCTGCATCCAAAGCagctatatactcagactctgtagtAAACATAGCAACGGTAGATTTCTTCTTACTCTTCCAATCTACTGCTCCTCCATTCAAAATGAAGACATACCCTGACTGAGACTTGGTATCAtccttatcagtctgaaatccagcatcacagtatccagtgactttaagctcttgatctggatttcctccatacaccaaaaataatTCTTGAGTagcacgcatgtacttaagaatgtttttcacagcagtccaatgatcctctccgggattttgctgatatcggcttactatattttgcgcgaacgcaacatcaggtctagtgcatctaaccgcatacatgataggtcccaccgccgaagcataagggactctcttcatacgctccacctcttcatgtgtagaagcaccattcttgttggataaattaagtccttcttgcataggcaagttcccgcgcttagaattttccatcttgaacctcttcaagatcttatctatatacacactttgacttaatccgatcaaccgtttatttctatctctatagattttgattccaagcatgaatgctgcttcacccaagtctttcatagcgaaacactttccaagataagatttaacgtcttttaacattggaatgtgatttcctattatcaatatgtcatcgacatacaagacaaggaaagtaacattactcccattagctttgcgatatacacatggctcatcaggattctgaacaaaatcaaactttttgatctcttcatcaaaccttttatcccaactccttgatgcttgctttagtccataaatggacctttgaagtttgcatactttgttgggatatttaggatcgacaaaaccttctggttgtaccatatagacttcctcgtctataaaaccattcaagaaggcggttttgacatccatttgccatatctcaaagtcatggtacgctgctatggctaagatgatcctaatagctctagtGTGTCCGGAACCAACACCAGCATCGACATTGCTTTTTCCGCCAACCATTTCTAGTATTAGCATCCCATAACTATACACAT harbors:
- the LOC122604372 gene encoding rust resistance kinase Lr10-like; protein product: MHLDIKPHNILLDEDFCPKIAYFGLAKLHSRKDSIVSMLEARGTIGYIAPEVFNRNFGVVSHKADVYSYGMLILEMVGGKSNVDAGTDKDDTKSQSGYVFILNGGAVDWKSKKKSTVAMFTTESEYIAALDAAMEAVWIRNFLSGLDVMPSNNTPMDLYCDNPGAIVIANEPGVQKAFGKNPELDNIPKTEQLS